One stretch of Nodularia sp. LEGE 06071 DNA includes these proteins:
- a CDS encoding phycocyanobilin:ferredoxin oxidoreductase → MSFTPTTSLREQQHPLIHQLADCIEAVWHEHLELSPYHLPAELGYVEGRLEGEKLIIENRCYQTPQFRKLHLELAKVGNMLDILHCVMFPRPEYDLPMFGCDLVGGRGQISAAIADLSPVDLERTLPASYNTELTALTELNFSQPRDLPEWGQIFSDFCIFVRPGSPEEETMFLSRVKEMLEIHCTQAIASSPVSAEKSLQILAGQRNYCTKQQQNDKTRRVLEKAFGQDWAENYMTTVLFDLPD, encoded by the coding sequence ATGTCATTTACTCCTACCACCTCGCTGCGAGAACAACAACATCCCTTAATTCATCAACTAGCTGATTGTATAGAAGCAGTTTGGCATGAACACTTAGAACTATCTCCTTACCATTTACCTGCTGAACTGGGGTATGTAGAAGGTAGACTGGAAGGCGAAAAACTGATCATAGAAAATCGCTGCTATCAAACACCCCAATTCCGCAAACTGCACTTAGAACTAGCAAAAGTGGGGAATATGCTAGATATTTTGCATTGTGTGATGTTTCCCCGTCCAGAATATGACTTACCCATGTTTGGTTGTGACTTAGTTGGGGGTAGAGGTCAAATTAGTGCGGCGATCGCAGACCTATCACCTGTAGACTTAGAACGTACCTTACCTGCATCATATAACACCGAACTCACAGCCCTCACAGAGCTTAACTTTTCCCAACCCCGTGACTTACCAGAATGGGGTCAGATATTCTCCGATTTTTGCATCTTTGTCCGTCCTGGTTCCCCAGAAGAAGAGACGATGTTTCTTTCCCGTGTCAAAGAAATGTTAGAAATTCATTGTACTCAAGCGATCGCCTCCAGTCCAGTTTCAGCAGAAAAATCGTTGCAGATTTTAGCCGGACAACGCAACTACTGCACCAAACAGCAACAAAACGACAAAACCCGCCGGGTACTAGAAAAAGCCTTTGGTCAAGACTGGGCAGAAAATTACATGACTACAGTATTATTTGATTTACCAGACTAA
- a CDS encoding Maf family protein, which produces MKTPQFVLASASPARHRLLQTVGITPIVQPSDFDESQIKLDEPAQLVQILAQRKAETVVPQFESALIMGCDSVLAVNGEIYGKPADAREAIARWHLMQGKFGDLYTGHVLIDLCQNRTLVRCQVTRVYFAQMSDRTIQAYVNTGEPLKCAGAFALEGFGSLFVEKIEGCHSNVIGLSLPLLRQMLEDLEYDVTDFWQ; this is translated from the coding sequence ATGAAAACACCTCAATTTGTACTTGCTTCAGCTTCCCCGGCGCGCCACCGCTTGCTGCAAACTGTTGGGATTACACCGATAGTTCAGCCTAGTGATTTTGATGAGTCGCAAATTAAACTCGATGAACCTGCACAGTTAGTGCAAATTCTCGCCCAACGCAAGGCGGAAACTGTGGTTCCCCAGTTTGAATCAGCGTTGATTATGGGTTGTGATTCGGTTTTGGCGGTGAATGGTGAGATTTATGGTAAGCCAGCCGATGCTAGAGAAGCGATCGCTCGTTGGCATTTAATGCAAGGTAAATTTGGCGACTTGTATACTGGTCATGTGTTGATTGACCTTTGCCAAAACCGCACTTTAGTTAGGTGTCAGGTAACAAGAGTCTACTTTGCCCAAATGAGCGATCGCACAATTCAAGCTTATGTGAATACAGGCGAACCCCTCAAGTGTGCTGGTGCTTTCGCCCTTGAGGGTTTTGGTAGTTTATTTGTGGAAAAAATCGAAGGTTGTCACAGCAACGTCATTGGACTGAGTTTACCCCTGCTGCGGCAGATGCTAGAAGATTTGGAATACGATGTTACAGATTTCTGGCAATAG
- the psbP gene encoding photosystem II reaction center PsbP, translating into MWKRIVFILLLVLSISLSNPGVASAAGFKSFVDSYDGYEFLYPNGWLQVKVADGPDVVFHDLIEVSENVSVVISPVPDNKSLTELGTPTEVGYKLAKAALAPPDSGRSAELVNAFERESQGKTYYILEYEVKLPNREDRHNITSVAVSRGKLYTFNASIPERRWQRVQGLMENVVNSFSVY; encoded by the coding sequence ATGTGGAAAAGAATTGTATTTATTTTGCTATTGGTTTTGAGCATCAGTCTCAGTAATCCTGGTGTAGCTTCGGCGGCTGGATTCAAAAGCTTTGTAGACTCTTATGATGGCTATGAGTTTTTATATCCTAACGGTTGGTTACAAGTGAAGGTGGCTGATGGTCCTGATGTAGTGTTTCACGATTTGATTGAAGTATCGGAAAATGTTTCTGTGGTCATTAGTCCTGTACCCGATAATAAAAGCTTGACGGAACTGGGGACACCCACGGAAGTAGGGTATAAATTAGCCAAGGCGGCTCTTGCTCCTCCTGATTCTGGTCGTTCGGCGGAATTGGTCAATGCTTTTGAACGAGAATCTCAGGGGAAAACATACTACATTTTAGAGTATGAGGTGAAACTGCCTAATCGGGAAGACAGACATAATATTACTAGTGTGGCTGTCAGCCGTGGTAAACTTTATACCTTTAACGCTTCAATTCCTGAAAGACGTTGGCAGCGAGTTCAAGGGTTGATGGAAAATGTTGTAAATTCTTTCTCGGTGTATTAA
- a CDS encoding J domain-containing protein has product MDLGDCYRLLGLRSGASFADIKASYRRLAQQYHPDINPNDIRAKDKFIALTEAYKVLLTVVPSEEIAQPSSDSATFRRDHTQSTRSEKAPTTTVTVEKPPTPKPPNLVEIEQRLKWKTYEQLQRFLKEKRFPQAIALAEALAARLPIDKEVRQWLAIAYQIWGRALISDHQLLKARIYLKKALKTDPNNKALSLEVQRDFQKIEQFY; this is encoded by the coding sequence ATGGATCTTGGAGATTGCTACCGTTTATTGGGTTTAAGGTCAGGAGCTTCTTTTGCTGACATCAAAGCGTCTTACAGACGATTGGCGCAGCAATATCATCCCGATATTAACCCAAATGACATAAGAGCTAAAGATAAATTTATTGCTTTGACAGAGGCTTACAAAGTCCTTTTAACTGTAGTACCTTCCGAGGAGATCGCCCAACCGTCAAGTGATTCGGCTACGTTTAGGCGTGATCATACTCAGTCCACACGCTCAGAAAAAGCACCAACCACCACAGTCACAGTTGAAAAACCACCCACACCAAAACCGCCTAATCTGGTGGAAATAGAACAGCGACTCAAGTGGAAGACTTATGAGCAACTGCAACGGTTTTTAAAAGAAAAAAGATTTCCCCAAGCGATCGCCCTGGCGGAAGCTTTAGCCGCACGTTTACCCATAGACAAAGAGGTGCGCCAATGGTTAGCGATCGCCTATCAAATCTGGGGAAGGGCCTTAATTTCGGATCATCAACTCTTGAAAGCCCGAATTTATCTCAAAAAAGCCCTCAAAACAGATCCTAACAATAAAGCTCTATCCCTAGAAGTGCAGCGAGACTTCCAGAAAATAGAGCAGTTCTATTGA
- a CDS encoding FecCD family ABC transporter permease: protein MNKSTSSLNRGFLQSLTLPVGGLVLGLLILVICLIFSVTLGAADISLDTVYTALTDFDGSKDHLIIRTVRLPRSLLAVIVGAAISVSGALMQGITRNPLADPGILGINAGASFAVVIAIFIFGTSAPSVYIWYAFAGAGITAISVYFLASLGRSGITPLNLTIAGAAISALLASLITTILIVSQRTLEEIRFWLAGSLAGADANIIGQVLPYICIGLILAFLLGRQITILSLGEDIAQGLGQQTLWIKIAAAISVFLLQGSAVAVAGGIGFIGLVVPHMVRFFVGVDYRWILPYSALFGSILLLGSDIIARLVIRPQEIPVGIMTALVGAPFFIYLAKNKIKK from the coding sequence ATGAATAAATCAACTTCCTCTTTAAACAGAGGATTTTTACAGTCCCTAACTTTACCCGTTGGGGGTTTAGTTTTAGGACTACTAATTCTCGTCATATGCCTAATCTTCAGCGTTACTCTCGGCGCAGCAGATATTTCCTTAGATACAGTTTATACAGCCTTGACTGACTTTGATGGCTCTAAAGACCATTTAATTATTCGTACAGTTAGATTACCGCGATCGCTCCTCGCCGTCATCGTAGGTGCAGCAATTTCCGTATCAGGCGCACTCATGCAAGGTATAACCCGTAACCCATTAGCTGACCCAGGCATCTTGGGAATTAATGCCGGTGCATCCTTCGCTGTTGTCATCGCCATCTTTATCTTTGGTACATCTGCACCGAGTGTTTATATTTGGTATGCCTTCGCAGGCGCGGGAATTACCGCCATCAGCGTTTATTTTCTAGCTTCCCTTGGTCGCAGTGGGATAACGCCTCTCAATCTCACCATTGCTGGTGCAGCCATTAGTGCTTTACTTGCATCACTAATCACCACCATCTTAATTGTTAGTCAACGCACATTAGAAGAAATTCGCTTTTGGTTAGCAGGTTCCTTAGCAGGTGCTGATGCCAATATCATTGGTCAAGTGTTGCCTTACATTTGTATTGGCTTAATCTTGGCATTCCTCCTGGGAAGACAAATCACCATTCTCAGTCTGGGAGAAGATATTGCCCAAGGATTAGGTCAACAAACCCTATGGATAAAAATTGCCGCTGCCATTAGTGTTTTTCTTTTACAAGGTAGTGCAGTCGCAGTTGCTGGTGGTATTGGATTTATTGGTTTAGTAGTTCCCCACATGGTGCGCTTTTTCGTTGGGGTAGATTACCGATGGATCCTACCTTATAGCGCCCTATTTGGCTCAATTCTCCTGTTAGGTTCAGATATCATTGCCAGATTGGTAATTCGACCCCAAGAAATCCCCGTAGGGATTATGACAGCCTTAGTGGGTGCGCCATTCTTCATTTATTTAGCCAAAAATAAAATCAAAAAATGA
- a CDS encoding FecCD family ABC transporter permease, translating into MRNNSLIFRSKTFPISFRLQKRVPIVLLILVIITLVTMVISTSIGEYPTPPLAVIQTVLGIDTGNPEYTFVIKTLRLPRTLTAGLVGMALAISGTIMQGITRNPLADPGIIGINAGAGLAAVALIVLFPNVPAGTLPLAAFAGALAASVIIYLLAYDSGTHPIRLILIGVGISAVTGAFTSLLVTFGEINNVSQALVWLAGSVYGRSWEQLIALLPWLIVFIPLALVSAPQLNALALGDELAKGLGSRVEWQRSFLILISAALSGAAVATAGTIGFVGLIAPHIARQLVGGNHQGLIPVSAIWGAMLVVIADLLGRIVFAPVELPCGIVTAVIGAPYFIYLLVKTRKK; encoded by the coding sequence ATGAGGAATAATAGCTTAATTTTCCGTTCTAAAACATTTCCCATTTCTTTCCGCCTGCAAAAACGTGTTCCCATTGTTTTACTCATCCTAGTAATCATTACTTTGGTAACAATGGTAATTAGCACTTCCATCGGCGAATATCCCACACCACCCCTAGCCGTAATTCAAACAGTTTTGGGCATAGATACGGGAAATCCTGAATATACTTTTGTCATCAAGACTCTCAGACTACCACGAACTTTAACAGCCGGACTTGTGGGCATGGCCTTAGCAATTTCTGGGACAATTATGCAAGGTATCACCAGAAATCCTTTAGCTGACCCCGGAATTATTGGGATTAATGCTGGTGCTGGACTAGCTGCTGTGGCCTTGATTGTCCTGTTTCCCAATGTACCAGCGGGAACTTTGCCTCTAGCCGCCTTTGCTGGTGCTTTAGCTGCTTCTGTAATCATTTACCTACTAGCTTATGATAGTGGTACTCATCCCATTCGCCTGATTTTAATTGGTGTGGGAATTTCTGCTGTCACTGGTGCTTTTACTAGCCTATTGGTGACATTTGGCGAGATTAATAATGTTAGTCAAGCCTTAGTTTGGCTAGCTGGTAGTGTTTATGGCCGCAGTTGGGAACAGTTAATAGCTTTATTGCCTTGGTTGATCGTATTTATCCCCTTAGCTTTAGTTAGCGCCCCACAATTAAACGCTTTAGCTCTAGGCGATGAATTAGCAAAAGGTTTAGGTAGTCGCGTAGAGTGGCAACGCAGTTTTTTAATATTAATTAGTGCCGCACTTTCTGGTGCAGCAGTCGCCACGGCTGGAACCATTGGTTTTGTGGGATTAATTGCGCCGCACATTGCCCGTCAGTTAGTCGGTGGTAATCATCAAGGGTTAATTCCTGTATCAGCAATATGGGGAGCCATGCTTGTAGTTATCGCTGATTTGTTGGGCAGAATTGTTTTCGCTCCTGTGGAACTTCCTTGTGGAATTGTGACTGCGGTAATTGGCGCTCCTTACTTTATATATCTATTAGTAAAAACTCGCAAAAAATGA
- a CDS encoding ABC transporter ATP-binding protein: MKLDTQVAHQLSANNLTLGYDGVTIVKNLDLTIPKGKITALVGANGCGKSTLLRGLARLLKPHGGTVYLDAADLFKLSTKDVAKKLGILAQGPVAPEGLTVRDLVACGRFPYQNWMQQWTKEDERFVEIALETTRMKELAERELDTLSGGQRQRAWIAMALAQNTDILLLDEPTTFLDLAHQIEVLDLLWELNQNHGRTLVMVLHDLNQACRYADYLVAVKQGRVYTNGTPEEVMSKTTVQEVFGLDSQIVTDPVSGTPMCIPISRIRC; encoded by the coding sequence ATGAAATTAGATACTCAAGTTGCTCATCAACTATCAGCGAATAATTTAACTCTTGGTTATGATGGTGTAACCATAGTAAAAAATTTGGATTTGACTATACCTAAAGGAAAAATTACGGCCTTAGTTGGCGCTAATGGTTGCGGTAAATCTACACTTTTACGAGGGTTAGCTAGGTTATTAAAACCGCATGGAGGTACAGTGTATTTAGATGCGGCAGATTTATTTAAGTTATCTACAAAAGATGTCGCTAAAAAATTAGGAATTTTGGCTCAAGGGCCAGTTGCACCAGAAGGTTTAACAGTCAGAGATTTAGTGGCTTGTGGACGATTTCCCTATCAAAATTGGATGCAGCAGTGGACTAAAGAAGATGAAAGATTTGTCGAGATAGCTTTAGAAACCACGAGAATGAAAGAACTCGCTGAACGTGAGTTAGATACCCTTTCTGGTGGACAGCGACAACGTGCTTGGATTGCGATGGCACTGGCGCAGAATACGGATATATTACTGTTAGATGAACCGACAACTTTTTTAGATTTAGCGCATCAAATTGAAGTTTTAGATTTGTTGTGGGAATTAAACCAAAATCATGGCAGAACTTTAGTGATGGTGTTGCATGATTTAAACCAAGCTTGTCGTTATGCAGATTATTTGGTAGCAGTCAAGCAGGGTAGGGTTTATACTAATGGCACGCCAGAAGAAGTGATGAGTAAAACTACTGTGCAAGAAGTATTTGGGTTAGATTCTCAGATTGTTACAGACCCGGTTTCTGGGACACCCATGTGTATTCCTATTAGTCGAATCCGGTGTTGA
- a CDS encoding MoaD/ThiS family protein, whose translation MYQSTITVTVKLFAAYQEAYGVSELILEFPDGKPVSAVCDRLIAEHPELTQWRDLTRFGINLIFVEPDTLLQDGDEVVLIPPVSGG comes from the coding sequence ATGTACCAGTCTACAATTACGGTAACCGTTAAGTTGTTTGCTGCTTATCAAGAAGCCTATGGAGTATCAGAACTGATACTGGAATTTCCTGATGGTAAACCAGTAAGCGCGGTGTGCGATCGCCTGATTGCTGAACACCCAGAACTCACCCAATGGCGTGACCTCACCCGTTTTGGGATTAATTTAATATTTGTCGAACCAGATACCCTACTGCAAGATGGCGATGAAGTCGTGCTAATTCCGCCTGTCAGTGGTGGCTAA
- a CDS encoding alpha-keto acid decarboxylase family protein — translation MTTVSEYLFHRLESLGVQHIFGVPGDYVLDLMDVLNQTPINLICNCNELNAGYAADAYARVKGLGAVCVTYGVGAFSLVNAVVGAYAERVPLVVISGAPNSSVRKSNLLLHHTTGDYNLQLSIMEKITVAAVNLTKASQAASQIDQTLAACLHYKRPVYIEIPLDLVHQPCTLPETQLPSPFKLTNPETLPEALEEAVEEAVDLLEKAQRPVILAGVEFNRFRLENKLLQLLETTGYPLATTMLGKSCISEMHPQFIGNYVGALSRDDVSQRIETADCVLCLGAIMSDMNLGVYTANLDERKLINANSEKVKIKHHFYQPVYLGDFIDGLIAKLQKKDAATLEITPASDVLFKTFIAQPENKLTNRRFYERMNHFLEDGFIVIADTGDAIISTMDLLMPQETDFIGQAFYLSIGYSIPACLGAAMADPHRRPMVFVGDGAFQMTAQELSTIIRYQINPIIFLINNDGYTIERVIQDGPYNDIQPWKYHQMPQIFGESWSCEVATEGELEAALSQAKANTNCVSFIEIHLDRFDCSQGLTRLGKAVSKKA, via the coding sequence ATGACTACAGTTAGCGAATATTTATTCCATCGATTAGAAAGCTTAGGTGTCCAACATATCTTTGGTGTACCCGGAGACTATGTACTAGATTTAATGGATGTCTTGAATCAAACTCCCATTAATTTAATTTGTAATTGTAATGAATTGAATGCTGGCTATGCCGCAGATGCTTATGCACGGGTAAAAGGTTTAGGTGCAGTTTGTGTTACCTACGGTGTTGGTGCTTTTAGCTTAGTTAATGCCGTGGTTGGTGCTTATGCGGAACGAGTTCCCCTGGTAGTAATTAGTGGTGCGCCTAACAGTTCTGTGAGAAAAAGTAACTTGCTGCTGCACCACACCACAGGAGACTATAACCTCCAGCTTTCTATTATGGAAAAAATCACAGTTGCTGCCGTCAACCTGACGAAAGCCAGTCAAGCAGCGAGTCAAATTGATCAAACTCTGGCGGCTTGTCTTCATTACAAACGACCTGTTTATATTGAAATTCCCTTAGATTTAGTTCATCAACCTTGCACTCTGCCTGAAACTCAATTACCTTCGCCATTCAAATTAACAAATCCCGAAACATTACCAGAAGCCTTAGAAGAAGCCGTAGAAGAGGCAGTTGACTTATTAGAAAAAGCACAGCGTCCCGTCATTTTAGCCGGGGTTGAATTTAATCGGTTTCGTTTAGAAAATAAACTGCTGCAACTTTTAGAAACTACTGGTTATCCCCTAGCTACAACTATGCTGGGTAAATCTTGTATTTCCGAGATGCACCCGCAATTTATTGGTAACTATGTAGGGGCTTTGAGTCGAGATGATGTCAGTCAACGTATCGAAACGGCTGACTGTGTATTGTGTCTGGGAGCGATTATGTCTGATATGAATTTGGGAGTATATACTGCTAACCTGGATGAGCGCAAGTTAATTAATGCCAATTCAGAGAAAGTCAAAATTAAACATCATTTTTATCAACCTGTTTATTTAGGAGATTTCATTGATGGTTTAATTGCCAAGCTTCAGAAAAAAGACGCTGCAACTTTGGAAATTACGCCAGCTTCAGATGTACTTTTCAAAACTTTTATTGCCCAACCTGAAAACAAACTGACAAATCGGCGTTTTTATGAACGCATGAACCATTTTCTAGAAGATGGTTTTATTGTAATTGCTGATACGGGAGATGCAATTATCTCGACAATGGATTTATTAATGCCTCAAGAAACAGATTTTATTGGACAAGCCTTTTATTTATCCATTGGTTATTCGATTCCCGCCTGTTTGGGTGCAGCTATGGCAGACCCCCATCGCCGCCCGATGGTTTTTGTGGGAGATGGAGCTTTTCAAATGACTGCTCAAGAATTATCCACGATTATTAGATATCAAATCAACCCGATTATTTTCCTGATTAATAATGATGGTTATACCATTGAGCGCGTAATTCAAGATGGCCCTTATAATGATATCCAACCTTGGAAATATCACCAAATGCCGCAAATTTTCGGCGAAAGTTGGAGTTGTGAAGTGGCCACAGAAGGCGAATTAGAAGCAGCTTTATCCCAAGCTAAAGCCAATACTAACTGTGTTTCTTTTATTGAAATTCACCTTGATAGGTTTGATTGTTCTCAAGGTTTAACTCGTCTAGGTAAAGCTGTAAGTAAAAAGGCTTAG
- a CDS encoding SDR family NAD(P)-dependent oxidoreductase, producing MNQLENKVALIIGGAGNVGEGIVRAFLKAGAIVAVPSRQAEKLEELRTYLGKLADGDRFIPIVGEIGQIDSAESIRDQLLKQFGQIDAVVASLGGWWFGNKPITEVSITEWQQYLDSNLTSHFIAARTFLPMLQGHQGASYTFIGGAAAEVPIPNVSPVSIPAAGQLMLAQVLMEENKGQAVRINEVIVHSWVATRTSKERSQPTWISADDIGEFTAWLASDAASMVNSSLLRLYEKPAT from the coding sequence ATGAATCAACTAGAAAACAAAGTTGCATTAATTATTGGTGGTGCAGGCAATGTGGGAGAAGGCATTGTGAGGGCATTTCTCAAAGCAGGAGCCATAGTAGCTGTACCGTCGCGCCAAGCCGAAAAACTAGAAGAACTACGCACTTATTTAGGTAAACTGGCTGATGGCGATCGCTTTATTCCCATTGTCGGAGAAATTGGACAAATTGATAGTGCCGAGAGCATTCGCGACCAACTCCTCAAACAATTTGGACAGATTGATGCTGTAGTTGCTTCCCTTGGTGGTTGGTGGTTTGGCAACAAACCCATCACTGAAGTCTCAATCACAGAATGGCAACAATATTTAGATAGTAATTTAACCAGTCACTTCATCGCCGCCCGAACATTTCTGCCTATGCTTCAAGGACATCAGGGAGCTAGCTACACCTTCATTGGAGGAGCCGCAGCCGAAGTCCCGATTCCCAATGTCAGCCCTGTGAGCATTCCTGCGGCTGGACAGCTGATGCTAGCTCAGGTATTGATGGAGGAAAACAAAGGTCAAGCTGTGCGGATTAACGAAGTTATTGTTCATAGCTGGGTAGCGACTCGCACCAGCAAAGAGCGCAGTCAACCTACCTGGATTAGTGCTGATGATATTGGCGAATTTACAGCTTGGCTGGCTTCTGACGCAGCATCTATGGTGAATAGTAGTCTTCTACGCTTGTATGAAAAGCCTGCGACTTAG
- a CDS encoding glucose 1-dehydrogenase: MKPLENKVALVTGGTSGIGRTTAIALAHAGAKVVVVGRREEEGSETVNLIHQVGSEGLFVKADVSQEADIAATIAAVVNKFGRLDIAFNNAGLLGENALLAEQTEQTYDRVFGVNVKGVFLCMKHEISQMLAQGNGGAIVNTSSINGFRPLAPGLSIYDASKTAVVMLTKAAALEYASQKIRINAIAPGPIETEMLSQATGGNTKAFENFVPAGRLGKPEDIANAVIWLCSDATDFVNGHTLAVDGGVLAA; the protein is encoded by the coding sequence ATGAAACCGTTAGAAAACAAAGTTGCCCTGGTGACTGGTGGTACTTCTGGCATTGGGCGTACTACTGCGATCGCTTTAGCTCATGCTGGTGCCAAAGTTGTGGTAGTCGGACGGAGGGAAGAAGAAGGTAGTGAAACCGTCAACTTAATTCACCAGGTGGGAAGTGAAGGTTTATTTGTGAAAGCCGATGTCTCTCAAGAAGCAGACATAGCAGCAACCATTGCCGCCGTTGTCAATAAGTTTGGTAGGCTGGATATCGCCTTTAATAATGCCGGGTTGCTGGGTGAAAATGCCTTGCTGGCAGAGCAAACAGAGCAAACTTATGACCGAGTTTTTGGAGTCAATGTCAAGGGAGTTTTTCTCTGTATGAAGCACGAAATTTCCCAGATGTTAGCTCAAGGCAATGGAGGCGCAATTGTCAACACATCTTCCATCAATGGTTTTCGTCCTTTAGCACCCGGCTTATCGATTTACGATGCCTCTAAAACTGCTGTAGTGATGCTGACAAAAGCCGCCGCACTAGAATATGCTTCCCAAAAAATTCGGATAAATGCGATCGCACCAGGGCCAATTGAAACTGAAATGCTCAGTCAAGCAACTGGCGGTAATACCAAAGCTTTTGAAAATTTTGTTCCCGCCGGACGTTTGGGTAAACCAGAGGACATTGCTAATGCTGTGATCTGGTTGTGTTCTGATGCTACCGATTTTGTCAACGGACATACCCTAGCTGTGGATGGTGGGGTACTAGCGGCGTAA
- a CDS encoding winged helix-turn-helix transcriptional regulator, translating into MVPNNRQILLSADCPVRQMLDLVGDKWTPPVLYLLSSGTKRYTEFQRQIPKISKKMLTQTLRRLESAGVVNRTVYPIVPPKVEYDLTPFGEKLIEPIAGLAAWAWQHQEELKLVSERQQKSEV; encoded by the coding sequence ATGGTTCCTAACAATCGGCAAATACTCTTAAGCGCAGACTGCCCTGTGCGGCAAATGCTCGATTTAGTCGGAGATAAATGGACACCGCCAGTACTGTATCTCCTATCTTCTGGTACTAAGCGATATACTGAGTTTCAACGTCAAATTCCTAAGATATCCAAAAAAATGCTGACACAAACCCTGAGAAGGTTGGAGTCAGCTGGTGTTGTTAATCGCACCGTATACCCGATTGTGCCGCCCAAGGTGGAATATGACCTCACGCCCTTTGGGGAAAAATTGATTGAACCAATTGCTGGGTTGGCAGCATGGGCTTGGCAGCACCAAGAAGAATTAAAACTGGTATCCGAACGTCAGCAGAAATCAGAAGTTTAA
- a CDS encoding DUF2267 domain-containing protein: MTMTGLDIFDTTVQTTIPWVNDLCNKLGWESKHQVFQALRATLHALRDRLTVAEAAHLGAQLPILLGGFYYENWRPGATPTKERNKEAFLQHIRDYFRNIDPEVDAERVVRAVFQLLAERVTRGEIDDVINMLPPALRELWPEEVRA; encoded by the coding sequence ATGACAATGACAGGACTGGATATTTTTGATACGACAGTTCAGACGACAATTCCTTGGGTAAATGACTTGTGTAATAAGCTGGGCTGGGAAAGTAAGCATCAAGTATTTCAGGCATTACGCGCCACATTACACGCCTTGCGCGATCGCCTGACGGTAGCAGAAGCGGCACATTTAGGAGCGCAGTTACCCATTCTCTTAGGAGGGTTTTATTACGAAAACTGGCGACCTGGCGCAACTCCCACTAAAGAAAGGAATAAAGAAGCATTTTTACAGCATATTCGTGATTATTTTCGCAACATTGACCCCGAAGTTGATGCCGAGCGGGTAGTGCGTGCGGTATTCCAACTACTGGCGGAACGGGTTACCAGAGGAGAAATTGATGATGTGATTAATATGTTACCGCCGGCGTTGCGAGAACTCTGGCCTGAAGAAGTCCGAGCTTAA